A DNA window from Procambarus clarkii isolate CNS0578487 chromosome 75, FALCON_Pclarkii_2.0, whole genome shotgun sequence contains the following coding sequences:
- the LOC123771804 gene encoding protein Churchill-like codes for MCQECVKEEYPDRGTICLDTGTYLANLQGCQGCGHKDTLSVVNRTTSNALDSPQEVIEYDHICGNCNHVIATHGHRFWVEDDYQYYEMSCMLCGEAEDTRSCYPNDPRMEASLF; via the coding sequence ATGTGCCAGGAGTGTGTTAAAGAAGAATATCCAGACAGGGGTACAATCTGTCTGGACACTGGGACATACTTGGcaaatctgcaagggtgccaaggcTGCGGCCACAAGGATACACTCAGTGTGGTCAACAGGACCACCTCAAATGCTCTGGATTCACCACAAGAAGTTATTGAATATGACCATATTTGTGGGAATTGTAATCATGTGATTGCCACTCATGGGCACCGCTTCTGGGTTGAAGATGACTATCAATATTATGAAATGAGCTGCATGCTGTGTGGGGAGGCAGAGGACACGCGATCGTGCTACCCCAACGATCCACGCATGGAAGCCTCCCTATTCTAG